The Granulicella sibirica DNA segment CCGTGCTTCTGCTGCATATGACAGGCCCGGATGGTGCGGTCTTTCTAAGTCCGCCGTTTGGTGGCGTGCTGTTCGTCCCGGGCGGCGTGCTCGACGCCTCAAAATATTTCCTCATTCTTCCCGACGGCATTGGGCACGGCAAGTCTTCGAAACCAAGCGATGGCCTGCATAGCCACTTTCCAAAATATGACTACGATGACATGGTCGCCGCCGAGCACATGCTTGTGACCGATGGCCTCCAAGTCGACCATCTGCGGCTCATCTTGGGAGCGTCAATGGGATGCATGCACACCTGGATGTGGGGAGAGAACTACCCTGGAGCAGCTGATGCTCTGGCCGCGCTCGCCTGTATGCCAGCTCAGATAGCCGGAAAAAATCGGGCGTGGCGCTACATGATCATCAAGGCCATTACAGATGATCCGGGCTATATGCAAGGCGATTATAAAACGGAGCCTGCATCGTTGCGGACTGCCGCAGACCTAATGGTGATGCTGGACATCACTCCCTTGAAAGTGCTCAAACAGTGCCAGAGCCGAGACGCCGCCGACAAGTGTACCGAAGACTACTGGTCTTGGGCAGCGAAAAACTTTGATGCAAACGACCTACTTTACGCCATCAATGCGTCGAGAAACTACGATCCATCGGCAGATCTCGAGAAGATACATGTTCCATTGACCGCCATCGATTCTGCCGATGACGCTCTCTACCCACCTGACGTGAATGTGTTGCCCACGCAGATCAAACGCGTTCAGAAAGGAAAGTTCGTAATGCTGCCGGCCTCCAGATTCACAAGAGGCGAGGGTACCGACATGTTGGCCGCACTGTGGTCGAACTACCTGGCAGAGTTACTCGATCGTTCCCAGCCTTAGAGCGGGGAGAGAAGTCGCGGGCAGTTTCTCAACTAGCCATGTATTGGTCTGCGGCATGGTTAGATTCATGAGCAGAAAAGATGCTTCATGGCCACGACACTCAATTAGCAACGCCAGAGTTGCAAATACTGAGTTATTGGAACAGCTGATCTGACCGAAATGGCAGGGAAGACGTTCACAAGGCGCTACTTGTTCAACTGGTGATGTCAGATCAATGCACGTTTACAACCCGAAAACGGCTCGAAACGCGCATCGGCGATTTCGCGCCTGTTTAGGCGCTCAGGTGTCCGATGTCGTATTTTTACTATCTCGTCAGTCTTTGCCGCACTTAGTCTCATGAACAAGGCGAGAGTGATGAGCACAGTACTTCAGCAGACGACAACGGACTCGAAGACAAAGAGCTCCGTGGGGCGTTGGTTTTTCACCGGCATGTCGTTGGCGATGCTCACAGTGGCCGTCGCGGCGTTCATACCATCGATTGCACATCCCGCTGGACGTCGCGCGCCGGTGTCGCTGCTCGTCGCCACACATGGAGCGGTGTTCTTTGCGTGGCTGTTGATCTTTCTCGTCCAGAGCAGGTTGGTTGCGACCCAGCATATTGCATGGCACCGAAGGCTAGGAGTGGCCTCGATCTTCGTCTTCGCACTGATGGTTCCGTTGGCCTACGCAACGACGATCGCGATGGTTCGGCGCGGCATCGATCTGAGCGGCGATCTTAGCCTCTCGATTGGCAATGATGTAGTGCACCAGGCAGCGTTCCCGCTTTTCAACACGCTGATTTTCGCCGTGCTGGTCATCATGGCTGTGGCGTACCGGGGCAGGCCGGAGATTCATAAGCGGCTGATGCTCTTCGCCAATATCGAATTGATGCCGGCTCCACTGGCGCACTTCATCGGGCACTCTCCAGTGCTCGCACCGTTGCCCGGGGTCATTGTCATGATCCCTATTTCGATCTTCGTGTTTGCTGCCGTTGGGAGGGATCTCCTTGTAGCGCGGAGAATTCATCCGCTTACCTGGGGGTTGGCGATCCTTCGGATGGTGTCGGGATTTTTCGAGGCCGGACCAATTGGTTCGAGCGTGGTCTGGCACCACCTGCTGGGCTGGCTCGCTAGATAGATAATGATTCGTCAGCGGCAGAGCAAAGGAGGGATAACAATCACTCATGGTCACCACTTCTTTTCGGTCATCCCGGGCGGTGCGGCAGATGTCCTTAGTTGCAAGGTGGTATTACACTGGCATGGCAATCGTAATGCTTGCGATCTCGATCGTCGGTTTCATGCCGTCGATTGTGCATCCAGGTGGACGACGTGCGCCGCTTACGCTGCTGGCGGCGGCCCATGGGATGGTTTTCTTCGCATGGATTCTGCTCTTTCTGGTTCAGAGTCTGTTGGTGGCTTTCCAGCGGGTCGGCTGGCATCGAAGGCTGGGACTTACCTCCGTCTTTCTTCTCGCGTTGATCATCCCCTTGTCGTACGCGACCACTGTCGACATGGTGAGGCGAGGCTTTGACCTGAGCGGCGATCAGCGCGTCGACTCTCAGTCGCAACTGAAAGGAGAGCTGGACGCCCCTAATGCATCGGTCTTCAATTTCTTTGGATTGCTAGCCTTTGTCATGCTGGCGATCGCAGCGATCTGTTATCGGAGCAGGCCAGAGATTCACAAGCGCTTGATGCTATTCGCAAACATCGAGCTTATGGGGCCCCCGATCACTCATCTTATCGGTCACTTCTCTCGACTAGCGCTCACGCCACCCATGGTCCTGGTCCCATTCGCTTTGTTCTTGCTGACAGGAGTAGCCAGAGATTACTTGGTCGACAAGAGGATCCATCCACTGACTACCGGGCTGGCCATTGGAATGTTTGCGAGCTTTCCGCTTCAAGGAGTAGTCATCGGTCCGAGTGCGGCCTGGCACAACTTCGTAGCATGGCTCGCCCGTTGAAGACCGTTTACTCGCCCCGATAATCCTTTGGGTGACATACGGTGAACTCTCTGCCACAATAGTCGGCAAGCGTCCCTCCTGCTTGTCTATCGCAAGAGTTAGGATGAGGGCTGGGAAGGATCGGCCCATGCTCCAGAGCTTCTGCAAGCCGGCACCGGGGTTGCAACAATTTGTCCGCTTCTACACGCAGCGGCAGATGAGGATTGACGGTCCCGGGGTCGTTCACCCAGTGACCGCGCGTGCGGTCCCCATGCTTGAGTTCGAACTGGGTGAGCCAATCAACGCTTTTTATCATGAGGAGCGTTCTCTAAAGAAAAGCCCGGAAGTGACTCTCGTCGGCCCACAGACACATCGCCGAGTCGATCTCCTGCTTCGCGGGGCTCTTGAACATTTCGTGATCATGTTTCAGCCAGATGGTCTCTCCCGTCTGTTCTCGGTACCCATGGGGGAACTAACCGACGAGGACTTCGACGGCCATGCGGTTCTTGGAACGGCTATTTCAGAGGTCTATCAACGCCTGGGCGATTGCAAAACGTTTGAGGAGCGGGTGAGTTTCGTCGACGCTTTCCTGCTGCGCCGCGCGCTCACTTCGTCAAGCCACGATGCAATCTCGGTCGCGGCAAATCGAATTCTTTTGCGTGGAGGACGAGTAGCGGTCACAGATCTGGCGGACCGCGCTGGGTTGAGCACCCGCCAGTTTCAGCGGAGATTTATGCAACAGGTGGGGATGCGTCCCAAACTCTTTGGCCGGATTGCGAGGTTCGAGGCGGCGCTCGACGGCAAGGCGCGCTTCGCGGCGAAATCCTGGACAGACGTGGCGCACCAATTCGGGTACCACGATCAGATGCACATGGTTCACGACTTTGGAGAGTTCACCGGTGAGACACCCACGAAGACACTGAGTCAACTAAAGGCGGTGTTCTCGGGACGTCTGCTGACAGCCCGATCGACGGAAACTTCTGAGACAGATGACGGAGATCCCCGGGTGTTCTTCTAGTAGGAAAGTTATTCCGCGTTTTTGCCTTGAAGATAATCGACAAGGACGTAAGTCATTGCGCGCATGGCCAGTGGGATCGATGAATCGTCGGCGACAAAGTTCTTTGCATGGTTGATGCCAGAGATCGTTCCCGGCTTCTGGGTCCCGAACGAAAAGAAGAATCCAGGGACAACCTTCCCAAACTCTGCAAAGTCGTCCGCCGCCATGACCGGTGATGCGAGCATGACTTCCGACTCCCCGGCCGCTCGTTTGAGCGAGGATAAGCTTCTCTTTGTGAGCCCGAGATCGTTGATCAGTGCCGGGCACCGGTCATAGAACTTCATCTCCGCCGAGCCGCCATTGCCTTGGGCAATGCTTTGGACGACCTCTCCCATCCGACGCTCGATCCTTTCATCTACTTTGTCGTCAAACGTTCGGATGGTTCCGCTAAGAGTGGCCAGGTCTGGAGTGATATTGACGCGCACCCCGCTGTGAATGGTCGATACGCTTAGAACTGCCACATCGCTGGGCGCTATGTTCCGAGTGCGAATCGTTTGCAGTTCCATCACGGCTTCCGCCGCCATCACGACCGGGTCAATCGACTCCTGCGGGAATGCCGCATGTGCCTGTTTGCCATGAAAGGAAATTTGGAAGTTGCTGTCCGATGCGGCAGCGGCACCAAGCCAATAGTGCACTTGTCCGACATCCACAGTTCCAAGCGCATGCATTCCAAAGACTGCCTCCGGCTTGAGTTTTCGGAAGAGACCTTCTTTCAGCATCAACGCGGCCCCACCTTCTTCGCCCGTGGGAGGACCCTCCTCCGCAGGTTGAAAGACGAATATGACCGTCCCTCGAAGCTGATTTCGCATGGAGGCGAGTACGCTGGCCACGCCAAGAATCGCGGCGATGTGAACATCGTGACCACACGCGTGAGCGACACCTACATCCTGATCGTTGTAAGTCGTACGAACCGTAGACTTGAAGGGCAGAGAGCTCTCTTCCGTAACCGGCAGCGCATCGAGCTCCGACCTTACCGCGATCACCGGCCCTGGCTTTGCGCCCTTCAGGACTCCTACCACCCCGGTATGCGCAATGCCCGTCTGCACGTCCAACCCAAGCGCACGAAGCCGTTCGGCGACGAGCTTCGAAGTCTCAAATTCGCGGTTCGATAGCTCCGGATGCTGATGTACTTGATGCCGGAGCTCAATCATCGCCGTTGTGTCGCGATCGATCGCGGCATTGATCTCAGTATCCGTGATCGGGCCGTCGCTTCTAACTAGCGCTTCAGCATTGCAGAGAATGGAACACGTTACTGCGAGGAGAAGAAATGCGAAATGCGTTTTGAGCATGGATGATCTCTCTTTCATTGCTGCCAGGTCTCTGGGGAAGGCTCCAAGCCCATCGCTGTATAAAGAGGCTCAGTCGGTGCCCGTCTGCATGCGAAATCGGTCATGGTTTCGTTGCGCCAGCGGACGGAAAGACTTGAGTCTCTCCGGGAACGGCAGGCAGTCCCTCTACGTTATGCGAATCCACTTCTTCTGCCAGCCATACGCTTCCACTCTTTTTCAGTAGAAATGTGACAACCATGTCGCTTACCGGTGGCGCTGGGGGAGGCTCCAGGGAGGGGTTTTGCCAGGCTGCCTGCAAGATCACAAGTTCAGGTGTGAGCGAACGTTGATGAAGGATGCGGAACGGTGGAAACTGGTAATCCTTGAACGACTGCTTGAGCAGCCTTTCGATTTGTATCTTGAGGGAGGCCCGGTCGCGGAAGAATCTACCGGTGCGATTCACGGTGGCGCAATCCTCGGCCTGCAGGCGGAAAAAGGCTTCTGGATCGTGGGCGTTCATTGCCGCCACAAAGGCTTTGAGAAAGGTCTGCACACCATTGTCAACATCCTGTGTCACGGGAGCTGTCTCCGCGGTTGCGGAAACTGGCGTAGCCACAACGGCGTTGCGCATCGAGATCTGCTTGCCGGCAGACTTGTCCTGCGCCGAAGACAGTCCCACGGAGAGGCCAACGATCATCGATAGCACAAGCGCTCCAATCGATCGTGAGCGCCACTGTGCGGGATTGAGGGGAGATGCTTTTCCGGTTTGAGGAAGTAAATTAAAACTAGGCGTCGAATTCATGGGAGCCTCGCGGAGCTGCTTAGGCGACTTCGCCACTTACTACTACCCGTTCCAAGGGAAACGTCCATGATTTCTTCCCGAACGGCAAGCAAACTCACCGTAAATTCTTTCGTTAACGCGAAACTTGTTGAAAAGAAACGCCCTTGGATAAACCTGTAAACTGGCCCCGCGGGCTGGTATGTGCCTATAGCCACTTCAGGAGAGAACGAATGGAGACGCCGAGGGGCACGGTTTATCGATTTGGGTCGTTCGAAGTGGATACGTCTACCGGCGAGCTACTGAAACAGGGCAGTCCGGTGAACATTCAGGAGCAGCCGTTTCGCTTGCTGATCGTCCTTCTGGAGAGCTGCGGCGAAGTGGTCACGCGGTCGGAGATCCAGACCCGGATCTGGGAAGGAGACACTTTCGTCGATTTCGACAGCAGCTTGCGGGTGGCGATGGGAAAACTACGCAAGGCCCTTGGAGATGACGCGGCGAATCCCCGATATATTGAGACGATTCCCAAGCGAGGCTACCGTTTCCTCGGTCCGGCGATTCAATCGACAACCCAACCAGATAAGGCCGTCCAGTCGATTCCGATGCTGGAGTCAAGCCTCGCTGAGGAGCCATCCCGGTCCAGCCGATTCGGACGATGGGCCATTGGCTTGATGAGTATTTTGTTGTTCGTAGTCGGCGCAGCCTCGTCCTTGTTCGTCTTTCGCAGCAAGAAGCTCCTCACCGAAAAAGACACGGTTGTGCTTGCCGACTTCACAAATAGGACGAGCGATCCTGTATTCGACGAGACACTTCAGCAAGGCTTGACGATCGAGCTGGAGCAGTCGCCGTTCCTCAGCATCGTTTCTGAAGGACGCATCCGACATACGCTTCGGCTGATGGGTCGTCCTGAGGACGCACGGCTTACGCAGGAGGTCGCTCGTGAGGTTTGCGAACGGACGGGGAGCGCCGCAGCTCTGGATGGATCTATCGCGAGTATCGGCAGCCAGTACGTGCTGGTACTACGAGGCCGATCCTGCGCTACGGGAGACGTACTTGACGAAGAGCAGGCGCAAGCGACCAGAAAAGAAGATGTACTGAACGTACTGAGCAGCATTTCGAGTAAGTTCCGGGTCCACCTCGGGGAATCGCTTGCAACGGTCCAGCAACATGATGCGCCGCTCGCAGAAGCCACGACGCCTTCACTCGAAGCGCTGAGAGCCTATTCTGCGGGCTTAAAGATTGCCGAGACATCGGGCGGCACAGCAGCTGTGCCCTTCCTCAAGCGCGCCTTGGAGATCGATCCCAAGTTCGCCATGGCGGACTCCCTTCTTGGGCGAGTGTACGGAGACCTGGGAGAGTCGGAACTCTCTGCCGAGAGTTCCGCCAAAGCTTACGAGCTGCGCGATCGCTCGAGTGACGAAGAGCGGTATTGGATCGATGCCTCTTACGAGAAGCAAGTGACGGGCAATCTGGATAAGGCTGGGCAAATCTGTGAATTATGGATACAGACTTATCCCCGCGCATTGGCTCCACATGGTTTTTTATCGGGGAACATCTCGCTGGTTCGAGGCGACTACCAGAAGGCGATACAAGAAGCGAAGGTTGCCCTCGCGATGGACCCGGACTTCGGAGTCGGATACAGCAACCTCGTCGTCAGCGATCTTGCGCTTGGCCGGACGGACGAAGCGATGAAGATGCTTCAGCAGGCCGCGGAACATAGGGTGGAGATGCCCGACTTCATCATCCAGCGTTACATGATCGCTTTCCTTAATGGAGACAAAGCTGACATGGATCGAGAAGTCGCTGAGGCGCAAGGCAAGCCTGCGGCGGAAGAGTGGATGGCCAACTCCGAAGGGTATGTTCTGGCGTATTCGGGTCGACTGCAAGAGGGAAGAAAGATGTCAGGTCGGGCCGAAGAACTCGCGCTCGGAGCAGATCAGAAAGAAACAGTGGCTCTCTACAAAACGGAGGCTGCATCACGCGAGGCACTCTTCGGCAATGTCGCAGTGGCGAGACAGGAAGCTCTGTCGGCGTTGCGCCTCTCTCGGAGCCGCGATGTGGAGTATGGGGCGGCCTTCGCATTGGCGCTTTCAGGCGAATCGCGTCAGATTCAAAGTGTCGTGGACGAACTTTCAGTACGTTTCCCTCAAGATACAAAGGTTAGATTTGCCTATGGACCAACGCTTCGCGCGCTGCTTGCGTTGAACCACAACAACCCTTCCAAAGCGATCGAATTACTCGACGCCGCCATTCCTTATGAAGACGGAGTACGTGCTACCGGTTCAGAATTGCTAATTGGAGCGGGCACGTTGCATCCGGTATACGTGAGAGGTTTGGCCTACCTCGTGAAGCATCAAGGGAGCGACGCGGCTCGCGAGTTTCAGAAGATTCTCGATCATCCCGGCATCGTGTTGAGCGAGCCGATAGGTGCTGTTGCCCGCCTGCAACTGGCACGGGCGTATGACTTAGCCGGTGATAGAGAAAAGGCGCGATCGGCCTACAGGGACTTTCTCGTCCTCTCAAAAAGCGAGAATACCGACGTCCCCCTCCTAAGAGGCGCAAGATCTGAATATTTGAAACACCATTAGCCGCCGTGCCCACATGTTTTCATGTTGATCTGCCAAAGCTCCTGTGATCGACATCCAGCGATTGAGAGCCAGTTATTCGACTGGCGCTACCAGGCCGATGCATTCATCGAGGATCAGACGACTCTTCGTGCAGCTCTAAAACGAAGCTCTTCCACATTTAGCTCTCCTACCTCGAGGTCGCGAAAGTAAACTCTGTAGAACCCTGGTGTGGTTAGCTCCAGTGCAAGTTCTTCGAAGCGGAATACTTCGCTGATGAAAATTCTGGTCTTGTGCCAGCTGATGTCGCCGCTGTTATTCACTTTTCGCAGAAGCAGCCCTTTGGGGTACGTGAACTCCGACAATTTGCGTGGCAGTCGGACAGAACTGGGGTGATAGAGACTGGCCGGAACTGCGTTCTTCAGGCCCTCATGTGGGCGCTCGTTATTGAAGACGTAGCGAAAATTATCGAAGCGGCTCTGCTGTGCACGAAGAGATGACGCAGGCGGTTTCGTCGTGTCCTCCTTCAGCGTGCGATGCATGCGCTCGTGACGACCGTTCTGTTGCGGTCGGCCTGCCTGAATACGCTCATGCACGATCCCGAGCTTCATCCAGCCGAGCGCAAGCTTCGAAAGTCCCATAAGCCCTGTGCCCGCAAACGGCGCGCCGTTGTCGGTCCTGATTCGAGCTGGCATTCCGTACTCTCGCATAGCTGCTTCACAGATCGCTCGAACGTGGCTAAGGTCGATGCGCGAGACGATCTGGCAACGAATCAAATAACGGCTATAGGCATCGGTTATCGTAAACGGATCGCATCGCTTGCCGTCGCCCGTTACGAAGTAGCCCTTGAAATCCATACACCACAGTTGATTGTGGTCCCGTGACCATTGAGAACGGCTCTGAGCAAGGCGTGATGCGTTTTCTTTTTTTCTGCGGACTCGTCAAGCCCGCGCGGCTCAGGATGTTCCCGAACGTGCTAGCTGCAGGCCATACCAGTTCTGGCTGTAACATTTCAAGCCTTGCCTTGAGTTTGCGTGCGCCCCAAGACGGATGCTTGGCACGGAGCACGAGAATAGCGTTCTCCATCGGCTCAAGGGTTGCGTGCGAGCAGGTGTGCGGCCGGCGACTGCGATCCACGAGTCCTTCTGGTCCGGTCTCGTTGTAACGGTTGATCCAGCGGTAGGCCGTTGGACGTGAGATTCCATACGCGCGACACAGGTCCGCCACTGACATCTCTTCCTTCTGATAACTCGCTAAAAACTGCAAACGTTGATCCAAGATACAACTCTCTTTCCAGGGCATACACCATCGTCGTGTGTCACCCAAACGGCGCGTGTCCGTTAGCGTCGCGCTTCGCTGTAAACCATGTCTCCGGTCTATTTCGTAACGCGAGTGCTAAGTACGCTCAGGGGCTCTGCCCCGATCGCGCGGCGCAAGGGGTATCCCCAGTCTTCCGCGCTGCGCTTGTGCAGACCTTCGCTGCGCTCGTCCTTTCCATTCCAGCTTCGCCTCCATTTCAAGGATGGGAGACACCCCTCCCCTTGCGCCTTGCTACCCCCGCCTTCGCCAGGTGGCGTTCGGCATGTACATGCCGCGTTTCAACGCGGACGTGCAGAAGCCAAACCCCAAGGAGAAGCCACCATGAGCACCACAGCAACCACCATCGACAGCAAGAAGCCCACCACCAAGCAGGAAATCATCACCGCCAACATCAAGCTCCTCATTGAGCAGTTAGAGGCAGGACATTCCGACGCCCTCACCAACTACCTCACCGCCATGAGCCGTTTTCATAATTACAGCTTTGGGAACGTGTTGGAGATCGCCCGGCAGATGCCGACCGCTACCCGCGTTGCAGGGTTCTGGACGTGGAAGAACCTTGGTCGCGGCGTCAATGCGGGAGCCAAAGGCATTCGCATCCTTGCCCCTATCGTCGGTGTTCGCCGCAAGAAGGACGAGGAAGCGGAGAAAGACATCACGAAACAGAACACCCGCGCCCTGCTTGGGTTTCGAAATGCCTACGTCTTCGATATCTCGCAAACCAACGGTGTAGACCTTCCCGAGTTGCACGAGGTTTCAGGCGACCCCGGCGAGAGCATCGACCGTCTTGCAACGTTCCTCAGAGGCAAGGGCATTCAGATTGTCTATAACCCGAAGATTGCTCCGGCAATGGGCGTCAGCTACGGCGGACGTATCGCTATCCTTCCCGGTCAGTCCAAGGCCGAGGAGTTCTCCACGCTCGTACACGAAGCGGCGCACTTATGTTGTGTTCGCAGTTATGTTGTGTAGCGGCTGCGAGGGGCCGTCTTCATTGGGCTTGCCGATTCTGGACGCAACATAACGAGATGAAGGTGGCGATACTGGGCGGATTGATTTCA contains these protein-coding regions:
- a CDS encoding alpha/beta fold hydrolase encodes the protein MKFLSSRLLLMLRLKNTAPFVHVPSFAIILMTLASNVVSICAFGQIAPLLPEVREGDYVTKDFHFKDGEVLPELRIHYRLLGQPHRNPNGHVDNAVLLLHMTGPDGAVFLSPPFGGVLFVPGGVLDASKYFLILPDGIGHGKSSKPSDGLHSHFPKYDYDDMVAAEHMLVTDGLQVDHLRLILGASMGCMHTWMWGENYPGAADALAALACMPAQIAGKNRAWRYMIIKAITDDPGYMQGDYKTEPASLRTAADLMVMLDITPLKVLKQCQSRDAADKCTEDYWSWAAKNFDANDLLYAINASRNYDPSADLEKIHVPLTAIDSADDALYPPDVNVLPTQIKRVQKGKFVMLPASRFTRGEGTDMLAALWSNYLAELLDRSQP
- a CDS encoding helix-turn-helix domain-containing protein, coding for MLQSFCKPAPGLQQFVRFYTQRQMRIDGPGVVHPVTARAVPMLEFELGEPINAFYHEERSLKKSPEVTLVGPQTHRRVDLLLRGALEHFVIMFQPDGLSRLFSVPMGELTDEDFDGHAVLGTAISEVYQRLGDCKTFEERVSFVDAFLLRRALTSSSHDAISVAANRILLRGGRVAVTDLADRAGLSTRQFQRRFMQQVGMRPKLFGRIARFEAALDGKARFAAKSWTDVAHQFGYHDQMHMVHDFGEFTGETPTKTLSQLKAVFSGRLLTARSTETSETDDGDPRVFF
- a CDS encoding amidohydrolase — translated: MKERSSMLKTHFAFLLLAVTCSILCNAEALVRSDGPITDTEINAAIDRDTTAMIELRHQVHQHPELSNREFETSKLVAERLRALGLDVQTGIAHTGVVGVLKGAKPGPVIAVRSELDALPVTEESSLPFKSTVRTTYNDQDVGVAHACGHDVHIAAILGVASVLASMRNQLRGTVIFVFQPAEEGPPTGEEGGAALMLKEGLFRKLKPEAVFGMHALGTVDVGQVHYWLGAAAASDSNFQISFHGKQAHAAFPQESIDPVVMAAEAVMELQTIRTRNIAPSDVAVLSVSTIHSGVRVNITPDLATLSGTIRTFDDKVDERIERRMGEVVQSIAQGNGGSAEMKFYDRCPALINDLGLTKRSLSSLKRAAGESEVMLASPVMAADDFAEFGKVVPGFFFSFGTQKPGTISGINHAKNFVADDSSIPLAMRAMTYVLVDYLQGKNAE
- a CDS encoding DUF4440 domain-containing protein; amino-acid sequence: MTQDVDNGVQTFLKAFVAAMNAHDPEAFFRLQAEDCATVNRTGRFFRDRASLKIQIERLLKQSFKDYQFPPFRILHQRSLTPELVILQAAWQNPSLEPPPAPPVSDMVVTFLLKKSGSVWLAEEVDSHNVEGLPAVPGETQVFPSAGATKP
- a CDS encoding tetratricopeptide repeat protein, whose product is MTIELEQSPFLSIVSEGRIRHTLRLMGRPEDARLTQEVAREVCERTGSAAALDGSIASIGSQYVLVLRGRSCATGDVLDEEQAQATRKEDVLNVLSSISSKFRVHLGESLATVQQHDAPLAEATTPSLEALRAYSAGLKIAETSGGTAAVPFLKRALEIDPKFAMADSLLGRVYGDLGESELSAESSAKAYELRDRSSDEERYWIDASYEKQVTGNLDKAGQICELWIQTYPRALAPHGFLSGNISLVRGDYQKAIQEAKVALAMDPDFGVGYSNLVVSDLALGRTDEAMKMLQQAAEHRVEMPDFIIQRYMIAFLNGDKADMDREVAEAQGKPAAEEWMANSEGYVLAYSGRLQEGRKMSGRAEELALGADQKETVALYKTEAASREALFGNVAVARQEALSALRLSRSRDVEYGAAFALALSGESRQIQSVVDELSVRFPQDTKVRFAYGPTLRALLALNHNNPSKAIELLDAAIPYEDGVRATGSELLIGAGTLHPVYVRGLAYLVKHQGSDAAREFQKILDHPGIVLSEPIGAVARLQLARAYDLAGDREKARSAYRDFLVLSKSENTDVPLLRGARSEYLKHH